Proteins encoded together in one Campylobacter concisus window:
- a CDS encoding tRNA dihydrouridine synthase — translation MIDFSKKPLFLAPLAGFSDLPLRSVVKKFGCDVTVSEMISANALVYESSDKTLEMIKKSPNEEPYVVQIAGNDTENIKKAVQIINKFDGIYGLDLNCGCPVPKVVRQGAGSALLNDLDKLQSIISAIKSVSNKESLSVKFRLGFNDKNEEKIAKACEEAGANYIAVHGRTRAGGYSAKVDYEAIARVKASVKIPVVANGDINAQNADEILNLTKCDALMIGRASIGNPWIFHEIKTKTSVDKALKQKIILAHFDAMIEHYGEHGLCIFRKHLHQYSKGIDGATTFRNDINFIKDAHVMRECIREFFA, via the coding sequence ATGATAGACTTTAGCAAAAAGCCACTTTTCTTAGCACCACTTGCTGGCTTTTCTGACTTGCCACTAAGAAGCGTAGTTAAGAAATTTGGCTGTGATGTCACTGTTAGCGAAATGATCAGCGCAAATGCCTTGGTCTATGAGAGCAGTGACAAAACGCTTGAAATGATTAAAAAATCCCCAAACGAAGAGCCTTATGTCGTTCAAATAGCTGGCAATGACACAGAAAATATAAAAAAAGCTGTGCAAATCATCAATAAATTTGATGGGATTTATGGGCTCGATCTAAACTGCGGCTGCCCTGTGCCAAAGGTCGTTAGACAAGGTGCGGGATCGGCTTTGTTAAACGATCTTGACAAACTTCAAAGCATAATCTCAGCTATAAAAAGCGTCTCAAACAAAGAGAGCCTGAGTGTTAAATTTAGACTTGGTTTTAACGACAAAAATGAAGAAAAAATAGCAAAAGCATGCGAAGAAGCCGGCGCAAACTACATCGCAGTGCATGGTCGCACAAGAGCTGGCGGTTATAGTGCAAAAGTTGATTACGAAGCGATCGCTAGAGTAAAGGCGAGCGTAAAAATCCCAGTCGTTGCAAATGGTGATATCAACGCACAAAATGCAGATGAAATTTTAAACCTTACAAAATGCGACGCCCTAATGATCGGCAGGGCAAGCATCGGTAATCCTTGGATATTTCACGAGATAAAGACTAAAACTAGTGTAGATAAGGCGCTAAAACAAAAGATCATCCTAGCTCACTTTGATGCGATGATCGAGCACTACGGTGAGCACGGACTTTGCATATTTAGAAAACACTTGCACCAATACAGCAAAGGCATCGACGGTGCAACAACCTTTAGAAACGATATAAATTTCATCAAAGACGCCCATGTGATGAGAGAGTGTATAAGGGAGTTTTTTGCCTAG
- a CDS encoding uroporphyrinogen III synthase HEM4, which translates to MKTRKFLVYCIIYIVVVAGLAYSLNSSDYTFELLGQTITLPIAIWVALPVAVLALLALLHIAYHGYAFYRYKKWIKKDSQLYKDLAKETLLGFESNKDFKTDTYKIASQLTRSISPVGELKDVGVDDAEINNILQTIKSIKNKEIVDLKKFRLAKDSKLNILNEINKIEQLPTYYLDILKNQDQNESLKKAAFDKLIKVASFSEIKRLNFELASEDIMLIITRFVNDEIDLSSDEIFDLLNNAKVTKAQYDKVAIMLKNKLKPDAFIGIFEKLKSIHADADEAYVYALFELQMLDKVREAIEGSDPDEFKEIKVLLFLRDNGKMVPSSLFFK; encoded by the coding sequence ATGAAAACTAGAAAATTTCTCGTCTATTGCATAATCTACATAGTAGTTGTTGCAGGACTTGCTTATTCTCTTAATAGTTCTGATTACACATTTGAGCTTTTAGGCCAAACTATAACTTTGCCAATTGCTATTTGGGTCGCTCTTCCAGTAGCTGTTTTAGCACTTCTAGCTCTACTTCATATCGCTTATCATGGATATGCTTTTTATAGATATAAAAAATGGATCAAAAAAGATAGCCAACTTTATAAAGACTTAGCCAAAGAGACACTTCTTGGCTTTGAGAGCAATAAAGACTTCAAAACCGATACTTACAAGATCGCCTCGCAGCTCACTCGCTCTATCTCACCAGTAGGCGAGCTTAAAGATGTCGGTGTAGATGATGCCGAGATAAACAATATCTTACAAACCATAAAAAGTATAAAAAATAAAGAGATCGTCGATCTAAAAAAATTTAGATTAGCAAAAGATAGCAAGTTAAATATCCTAAATGAGATAAACAAAATCGAGCAACTACCTACTTACTATCTTGACATACTTAAAAATCAGGATCAAAATGAGAGCCTTAAAAAAGCTGCATTTGATAAACTCATAAAAGTAGCTTCTTTTAGCGAGATCAAAAGATTAAATTTTGAACTAGCGAGTGAAGATATAATGCTTATTATTACCCGATTTGTAAATGATGAGATCGATCTAAGCAGTGATGAAATTTTTGATCTTTTAAACAACGCAAAAGTGACAAAAGCACAATACGACAAAGTAGCCATAATGCTTAAAAATAAGCTAAAACCAGATGCATTTATCGGTATCTTTGAGAAGCTAAAAAGCATCCATGCTGATGCTGATGAGGCTTACGTATATGCGCTATTTGAGCTTCAGATGCTTGATAAAGTAAGAGAGGCTATCGAAGGTAGCGACCCAGATGAGTTTAAAGAGATAAAGGTCTTGCTGTTTTTACGAGATAACGGCAAAATGGTGCCTAGCTCGTTATTTTTTAAATGA
- the dksA gene encoding RNA polymerase-binding protein DksA has translation MTQTELNFFKKLLEERKLQIKKNIYDSSVEVNGLRDSGVSDEFDIASVNTDQLIEHSISTQQRAELSEIDEALEKIANKTYGICDMCEEEISIPRLKVKPHAKYCITCREIIEKTAKN, from the coding sequence ATGACACAAACTGAGCTAAATTTTTTTAAAAAATTACTTGAAGAAAGAAAATTACAGATCAAAAAAAATATCTATGATTCATCTGTTGAAGTAAATGGCTTAAGAGATAGTGGTGTAAGCGATGAGTTTGATATAGCCTCAGTAAATACAGACCAGCTAATCGAGCATTCGATCTCGACACAACAAAGAGCGGAGCTATCAGAGATAGATGAAGCACTAGAGAAGATAGCAAATAAAACTTATGGAATTTGTGATATGTGTGAAGAGGAGATCAGCATACCGCGACTAAAAGTAAAACCACATGCAAAATACTGCATAACTTGCCGTGAAATAATCGAAAAAACAGCAAAAAACTAA
- a CDS encoding 23S rRNA (pseudouridine(1915)-N(3))-methyltransferase RlmH produces MEISVFSIQKSSRDNFENEIQEYIKMSAKFAKINDKVFFNEKIAKAQSAGKSEALRAYDEIYEPNLKGFCVMLDENGLQLDSQEFAQILNSNSQINFFIGGAYGLSQNLKNKAQKIVSLSKMTMAHKVAKLVLFEQIFRALCINANHPYHK; encoded by the coding sequence TTGGAAATTTCAGTTTTTAGTATTCAAAAATCATCACGTGACAACTTTGAAAACGAAATACAAGAATATATAAAAATGAGTGCAAAATTTGCCAAGATAAACGATAAAGTCTTTTTCAATGAAAAAATAGCAAAAGCTCAAAGTGCCGGAAAAAGCGAAGCTTTAAGAGCTTATGATGAAATTTATGAGCCAAATTTAAAAGGCTTTTGCGTAATGCTTGATGAAAATGGCTTACAACTTGACAGTCAAGAATTTGCACAAATTTTAAACTCAAATTCACAAATTAATTTTTTCATAGGTGGAGCTTATGGCCTTAGCCAAAATTTAAAGAATAAAGCACAAAAAATTGTAAGCTTAAGCAAGATGACGATGGCTCATAAGGTTGCCAAGCTTGTACTTTTTGAGCAAATTTTTAGAGCGCTTTGCATAAATGCAAACCACCCATACCACAAATAA
- the accD gene encoding acetyl-CoA carboxylase, carboxyltransferase subunit beta — MNFSDIFSKIRKAQPRPEEAPTHWVKCDNCHSLMYYKEVEACFNVCPKCGYHMRLKADDRINLICDEGSFIEFDANLKPVDPLNFVDKKSYKKRITENKEKTGRTSSVICGEGKCDGQEIQLVVFDFGFMGGSLASVEGEKIVRAIKRAIEKRQALVIVSASGGARMQESTFSLMQMSKTSAALKLLDEAKLPYISILTDPTMGGVSASFAWLGDLIIAEPGALIGFAGQRVIKQTIGADLPEGFQRAEFLLEHGLIDAIVPRSEHKKYISDMVKFLTNNKTMHQKDYQDESGNNFELKLKTKG, encoded by the coding sequence ATGAATTTCTCAGATATTTTTTCAAAGATAAGAAAAGCTCAACCTCGTCCAGAAGAAGCACCTACACACTGGGTGAAATGCGATAATTGTCACTCACTGATGTACTACAAAGAAGTTGAAGCTTGTTTTAATGTATGCCCAAAATGTGGCTATCACATGAGGTTAAAAGCTGATGACCGCATAAATTTGATCTGCGACGAAGGTAGCTTTATTGAATTTGATGCAAATTTAAAACCGGTAGATCCATTAAATTTTGTTGATAAAAAATCATACAAAAAAAGAATCACAGAAAATAAAGAAAAAACAGGACGCACAAGCTCAGTGATATGTGGCGAAGGTAAATGCGACGGACAAGAGATCCAGCTAGTTGTTTTTGACTTTGGCTTCATGGGTGGTTCGCTAGCTTCAGTTGAGGGTGAAAAGATCGTAAGGGCGATAAAACGGGCAATAGAAAAACGCCAAGCTTTAGTCATAGTGAGCGCTTCAGGTGGAGCTAGAATGCAAGAGAGTACATTTTCTTTGATGCAAATGTCAAAGACATCAGCTGCTTTAAAACTACTTGATGAAGCGAAACTACCTTATATCTCAATACTTACTGATCCGACAATGGGTGGTGTTAGCGCCTCTTTTGCTTGGCTTGGAGATCTAATAATCGCTGAACCTGGCGCTTTAATAGGCTTTGCCGGTCAAAGGGTCATCAAACAAACCATTGGTGCTGACCTTCCAGAGGGATTTCAAAGAGCCGAGTTTTTATTAGAACATGGCTTAATCGATGCTATTGTGCCAAGAAGCGAACATAAAAAATATATAAGCGATATGGTTAAATTTCTCACAAACAATAAGACAATGCATCAAAAAGATTACCAAGATGAGAGCGGAAATAACTTTGAACTAAAGCTAAAAACCAAAGGCTAA
- the bamA gene encoding outer membrane protein assembly factor BamA: MKKKLFLLALAFSGLSAQTIQSINFKGLIHLSPEVASQIMGLKVGQDLTPKLSDKAITNLYKQNYFDDIYIEDTGNGNLLVAVKEKPSVARVDLKGVVTNDKTAIESLINIKPGNMYDELTIEKTKERIRQYYESKGYFDTVVDVEKQPVADNDSSLFITLNINRGENMIIKNVNLVGAKEFDYDDIEPVVANKSREFMGWLWGRNDGKVKLFELENDPARIQDKYFQKGYLDATISSPYLNSSFDNYTADLTYYVHEGEPYKVSNVSITAPEELELDTKKIIDDFRLEAGDTMNSARLRQDMKKLDDMVADKGYAFVKVYPKTDKFDENKTVDIDYEVDPGEKVYIRNVQISGNDRTVDRVVRRELYLTEGNLYSRTDLQDSKDALKRTSYFDDVEIEEDPVDKNTVDLKVKVKEASTGSISGGIGYGSSDGLLLNAALSDTNIFGSGLQGQISVDKSDRELSGQISLTNPRIFDSEYSLGGTLYANDYDWRTYKERSYGFSTTLGRKLTRNLSASLTYNIEQSKITLKDDELRDINTKTKKEIYREGKAIKSAITPALTYNSTDDYYLPRRGIIASTSFEIAGLGGDIDFIKNRTNFNYYLGLREYIDYDLILRYKASFGKIWERGYTPINERLYLGGIRSLRGYESRTVSPKVKYNGDYYEYGGETSFNNSAEISFPIIDRVKMRGVVFYDYGMIGENSLNEIKRSSVGTGIEWITPIGPLQLIFAKALKPKEGDDTNTFEFTIGRRF, encoded by the coding sequence ATGAAAAAGAAATTATTTTTATTAGCATTAGCTTTCAGTGGCCTAAGCGCACAAACAATCCAGTCAATAAATTTTAAAGGCCTAATTCACCTTTCGCCTGAAGTAGCAAGCCAAATAATGGGCTTAAAAGTCGGTCAGGATCTGACTCCAAAGCTTAGCGATAAGGCGATCACAAATTTATACAAACAAAACTATTTCGACGATATCTACATAGAAGATACAGGTAATGGCAATCTTTTAGTAGCCGTAAAAGAGAAGCCAAGTGTTGCTAGGGTCGATCTAAAAGGTGTTGTAACAAATGATAAAACTGCGATCGAGTCGCTAATCAACATCAAACCAGGTAATATGTACGATGAGCTTACAATAGAAAAAACTAAAGAGAGAATTCGCCAATATTATGAGTCAAAGGGTTATTTTGATACCGTTGTAGACGTAGAAAAACAACCAGTTGCAGACAACGACAGCTCACTTTTTATAACGCTCAACATAAACCGCGGCGAAAATATGATAATCAAAAATGTAAATTTAGTCGGTGCAAAAGAGTTTGATTATGACGACATTGAGCCAGTAGTTGCAAACAAAAGTAGAGAATTTATGGGCTGGCTTTGGGGCAGAAATGATGGTAAAGTTAAACTTTTTGAGCTTGAAAATGACCCAGCAAGAATACAAGACAAATATTTCCAAAAAGGCTATTTAGACGCGACTATTTCGTCACCTTATTTAAATTCATCGTTTGATAACTACACAGCTGATCTTACTTATTATGTTCATGAGGGTGAGCCTTATAAGGTTTCAAATGTAAGTATTACAGCACCTGAAGAGCTAGAGCTTGATACCAAAAAGATTATAGATGACTTTAGGCTTGAGGCTGGCGATACGATGAACTCAGCAAGACTTCGCCAAGATATGAAAAAGCTCGATGATATGGTTGCTGACAAAGGTTATGCATTTGTAAAAGTCTATCCAAAGACTGATAAATTTGATGAAAATAAAACTGTCGATATTGATTATGAAGTAGATCCTGGCGAAAAAGTATATATAAGAAATGTTCAAATTTCAGGCAATGATAGAACTGTTGACCGCGTTGTAAGACGTGAACTTTATCTAACTGAAGGAAATTTATATAGCAGAACCGACCTTCAAGACTCAAAAGATGCACTAAAAAGAACAAGCTACTTTGATGACGTTGAGATAGAAGAAGATCCGGTTGATAAAAATACAGTTGATTTAAAAGTAAAAGTAAAAGAGGCTTCAACTGGCTCAATAAGCGGCGGTATCGGATACGGCAGCAGCGACGGACTACTACTAAACGCTGCACTTTCTGACACAAATATCTTTGGCTCTGGTCTTCAAGGACAAATAAGCGTAGATAAAAGTGACAGAGAGCTTTCAGGTCAGATAAGTCTTACAAACCCAAGAATTTTTGACTCAGAGTATAGCCTTGGCGGAACACTTTACGCAAATGACTATGACTGGAGAACATATAAAGAGAGAAGCTATGGTTTTAGCACAACACTAGGTAGAAAACTAACTAGAAATTTAAGTGCATCACTTACTTACAACATTGAGCAAAGCAAAATTACTTTAAAAGATGATGAACTAAGAGATATCAACACAAAAACCAAAAAAGAAATTTATAGAGAAGGTAAAGCCATAAAAAGCGCTATAACTCCAGCTTTAACATATAATAGCACCGACGATTATTACTTGCCAAGACGTGGCATCATAGCTAGCACATCATTTGAGATAGCTGGGCTTGGTGGCGATATAGACTTTATCAAAAATCGTACAAATTTTAACTACTACCTAGGCCTTAGAGAGTACATCGACTACGATCTTATCTTAAGATACAAAGCAAGCTTTGGCAAAATTTGGGAAAGAGGATATACCCCGATCAACGAAAGACTTTACCTTGGCGGTATAAGAAGCTTACGTGGTTACGAAAGCAGAACTGTATCTCCAAAGGTAAAATATAATGGCGACTACTACGAATATGGCGGCGAAACTTCGTTTAATAATTCAGCTGAAATAAGCTTCCCTATAATAGATCGTGTCAAAATGCGTGGTGTTGTATTTTATGACTACGGTATGATCGGCGAAAATAGTCTAAATGAGATAAAAAGATCATCAGTTGGTACTGGCATCGAGTGGATAACTCCTATTGGACCACTTCAACTAATCTTTGCAAAAGCTCTTAAACCTAAAGAGGGCGATGATACAAATACATTTGAATTTACTATCGGAAGACGCTTCTAA
- a CDS encoding prephenate dehydrogenase produces the protein MKIGIIGLGLMGGSLGLALKDEKLISCVSGYDKDENHSKKALELGLVHEILSIDEMKKKCDIIFLAVPVEAIVSIVQNLTDISEDTTIIDFGSTKQKIIEAVPEKIRKNFIPAHPMAGTEYSGPEAAFKSLYTGATVIVCDFAESAEKHVKRSVELFSCLGMKIIFMSAKEHDHHVGLISHLPHAIAFSLASGILKEEDKRHIVALGGPTFKGMIRVAKSSPFMWSDIFKQNKNNVVEAINMFEKELNLCKDLIKDERWDELFAWMSDARAVREIL, from the coding sequence ATGAAAATAGGTATCATCGGACTTGGTCTTATGGGTGGCTCACTTGGGCTAGCATTAAAAGATGAAAAATTAATTTCTTGTGTTAGCGGATATGATAAAGATGAAAATCACAGCAAAAAAGCGCTTGAACTTGGCTTGGTGCATGAAATTTTAAGCATTGACGAGATGAAAAAGAAGTGTGACATCATCTTTTTAGCTGTGCCAGTAGAAGCTATCGTAAGCATCGTGCAAAATTTAACCGATATTAGCGAAGATACGACGATCATCGACTTTGGCTCGACTAAACAAAAGATAATAGAAGCCGTGCCAGAAAAAATTCGTAAAAATTTCATCCCAGCTCACCCGATGGCAGGTACTGAGTACTCTGGCCCAGAAGCTGCATTTAAGTCACTTTACACTGGCGCAACTGTTATCGTTTGCGACTTTGCTGAGAGTGCAGAAAAACATGTAAAAAGAAGCGTGGAGTTATTTTCTTGCCTTGGCATGAAGATTATTTTTATGAGTGCGAAAGAACATGATCATCACGTGGGTCTTATTTCGCATTTGCCTCATGCGATTGCATTTTCGCTTGCTAGCGGGATATTAAAAGAAGAGGATAAAAGGCACATCGTAGCACTTGGAGGACCGACATTTAAAGGCATGATACGTGTCGCAAAGAGTTCGCCTTTTATGTGGAGCGATATCTTTAAGCAAAATAAAAATAATGTTGTTGAAGCTATAAATATGTTTGAAAAAGAGCTAAATTTGTGCAAAGATCTCATAAAAGATGAACGCTGGGATGAACTTTTTGCTTGGATGAGCGACGCTAGAGCCGTAAGAGAAATTTTGTAA
- a CDS encoding M23 family metallopeptidase — protein sequence MYRRGVGGFGIVVLLLILILAGGFGYALMSKDFERNEPIIGVADKVYWNLKTPMNIKFKDDSGIKFVRISMNDGKNDLNLLNQIIQNPSTELDVNLTFPKTGFFAQKDTYEMNIEAVDTSKWSFFTGNKASKKVEVVLDTSKPDLSIYSQSYSISKGGSAVVVFRATDNQLKEVYVQTNFGKKFKAVPFYRDGFYAALVAWPVQVENFSAEVIARDFAGNESKSHVRYFYENVKYKTSTIALNDRFLDGKIVDLTDQYAKDPSALSRLEKMRFVNETLRNSNEEKITALTTNPGDEMLTGFSVTPFYPLRNGKKVADFADHRYYTYNNEQVSESWHMGIDFASVAAAPIIASNAGRVVLASENGIYGLNIVIDHGFGLYSLYGHCSSTRVKEGDMVAAGDQIGTTGTSGLALGDHLHFGILVQGEEVRPQQWMDKKWIKDNITSVLDAAKAMIDKN from the coding sequence ATGTATAGACGTGGAGTTGGCGGATTTGGTATTGTTGTGCTTTTGCTAATTTTAATTTTAGCCGGTGGTTTTGGCTATGCTTTGATGTCAAAAGATTTTGAGCGAAATGAGCCGATAATCGGTGTTGCTGATAAGGTTTATTGGAATCTTAAAACCCCAATGAATATCAAATTTAAAGATGATAGTGGTATAAAATTTGTACGAATTAGTATGAATGATGGGAAAAATGATCTAAATTTATTAAATCAAATCATACAAAATCCAAGTACCGAGCTTGATGTAAATTTAACCTTTCCAAAGACTGGCTTTTTTGCTCAAAAAGATACCTATGAGATGAATATCGAAGCTGTAGATACTAGCAAATGGAGTTTTTTTACTGGCAATAAAGCTAGTAAAAAGGTTGAAGTAGTGCTTGATACTTCAAAACCTGACCTTTCCATATACTCGCAGTCTTATTCTATCTCAAAAGGTGGTAGCGCGGTTGTGGTCTTTAGGGCGACTGATAATCAACTAAAAGAGGTTTATGTCCAGACAAATTTTGGTAAGAAATTTAAAGCAGTACCATTTTATAGAGATGGCTTTTATGCAGCACTCGTTGCTTGGCCAGTTCAGGTTGAAAATTTTAGTGCAGAAGTTATTGCTAGGGACTTTGCAGGCAACGAGAGCAAATCTCACGTGAGATATTTTTATGAAAATGTAAAGTATAAAACTTCAACTATTGCATTAAATGATAGATTTTTAGATGGTAAGATAGTTGATCTAACTGATCAATATGCAAAAGATCCAAGCGCACTTTCAAGACTTGAGAAAATGAGATTTGTCAATGAAACGCTTAGAAATTCAAACGAAGAAAAAATAACAGCACTTACTACAAATCCTGGTGATGAGATGTTAACTGGCTTTAGTGTGACACCATTTTACCCACTAAGAAATGGTAAAAAAGTGGCTGACTTCGCCGATCACCGATACTATACATATAATAACGAGCAAGTAAGCGAATCTTGGCATATGGGAATAGACTTTGCAAGTGTGGCAGCGGCTCCTATAATAGCTAGTAATGCCGGCCGTGTCGTACTTGCATCTGAAAATGGAATTTATGGATTAAATATTGTGATAGATCATGGATTTGGGCTTTATTCGCTTTATGGACACTGCTCAAGCACTAGAGTAAAAGAGGGCGATATGGTGGCAGCTGGCGATCAGATAGGTACTACTGGAACTAGTGGTCTTGCGCTTGGAGATCACCTTCACTTTGGAATTTTAGTCCAAGGTGAAGAGGTAAGACCTCAACAATGGATGGATAAAAAGTGGATAAAAGACAATATCACAAGTGTCTTAGATGCTGCAAAAGCAATGATAGACAAGAACTAA
- the lpxC gene encoding UDP-3-O-acyl-N-acetylglucosamine deacetylase, with product MKQTTIARRVETVGIGLHKGEPIRLILEPLDANSGIILHREDLGISFKAEPKNVINTQMATVVGNEKGFISTIEHLMSAINGYGIDNIRISVDANEIPVMDGSAISFCMLLDEAGIRYLDAGKKVILVRREVEVVEGSKFVRTSPSRSPKFDYTIKFDHPVIGEQRYVFDFSKSSFIKNIARARTFGFLKDLQRLQAQNLALGASLDNAVAIDDTHILNPEGLRFENEFVRHKILDAIGDLSLLGAPLLGDYTAFAGSHDLNHKLTLALMADEKNYEISTLNGELLKEYQKVFA from the coding sequence TTGAAACAAACTACTATCGCAAGACGCGTTGAGACCGTTGGTATAGGGCTTCATAAAGGTGAGCCGATAAGACTTATACTAGAACCTCTTGATGCAAATTCTGGTATTATTTTGCACCGCGAAGATCTTGGTATTAGTTTTAAAGCTGAACCTAAAAATGTTATAAATACGCAGATGGCAACCGTTGTTGGCAACGAAAAGGGCTTTATTAGTACGATCGAACACCTGATGTCAGCCATAAATGGTTATGGTATTGATAATATTAGAATTTCTGTTGATGCAAATGAAATTCCTGTCATGGATGGCAGTGCGATAAGCTTTTGTATGCTACTTGATGAAGCTGGCATAAGATATCTTGATGCTGGCAAAAAAGTAATTCTTGTTAGGCGCGAAGTTGAAGTCGTTGAGGGTTCTAAATTTGTACGAACTTCACCTTCAAGAAGTCCAAAATTTGACTATACGATAAAATTTGATCATCCAGTTATTGGTGAACAAAGATATGTTTTTGATTTTAGTAAAAGTTCGTTTATAAAAAATATAGCTCGTGCTAGAACTTTTGGCTTTTTGAAAGATTTACAACGTTTACAAGCTCAAAATTTAGCTCTTGGTGCATCGCTTGATAATGCCGTGGCAATCGATGATACGCATATCCTAAATCCAGAAGGTTTGAGATTTGAAAATGAGTTTGTAAGGCACAAAATTTTAGATGCGATTGGCGATTTAAGCTTGCTTGGGGCGCCTTTGTTGGGCGATTATACAGCATTTGCTGGAAGTCACGATCTAAATCACAAATTAACTCTTGCTTTGATGGCCGATGAGAAAAACTACGAGATCTCAACTCTAAATGGTGAACTTCTAAAAGAGTATCAAAAGGTATTTGCATAG
- a CDS encoding glycoprotease, producing the protein MVGVYKDGVKFDEITTDEHVSEALIKILENLSSKFNITKIIYANTPGSFMGLKVAYVILKTFSLAKGCEFYAVSGFSLNGSQAIRANKNLSFVLKDGEISLEKVEPVGFRLPLNLDELKLNSDTLPDYIIQAV; encoded by the coding sequence TTGGTTGGAGTCTATAAAGACGGCGTAAAATTTGATGAAATTACAACTGATGAACATGTCAGTGAAGCTTTGATAAAAATCTTAGAAAATTTATCCTCTAAATTTAATATCACAAAAATTATCTATGCAAATACGCCAGGCAGTTTTATGGGGCTAAAGGTGGCCTATGTCATCTTAAAGACTTTCTCTTTAGCAAAGGGTTGCGAATTTTATGCGGTTAGCGGCTTTAGCTTAAATGGCAGCCAAGCTATAAGGGCAAATAAAAATTTGAGCTTCGTTTTAAAGGATGGCGAAATTTCACTTGAAAAAGTGGAGCCAGTAGGATTTAGGTTGCCTTTAAATTTAGATGAATTAAAACTAAATTCAGATACACTTCCAGATTATATCATCCAAGCAGTTTAG
- the thrB gene encoding homoserine kinase gives MNILVPATSANLGPGFDALGLSLKLFNSVKIEPAKFSSVSINGEGSGSVNLKRNNIFLSIFNEIFFELTGKNENFRVVFENNIPFSRGLGSSSAVIVGAIASAYEMAGFKASKETVLNKAIIYETHPDNISPAVHGGFVSAIVKNGNVYANKINLSDEIKAVVVIPNKPMSTSSSRQILPNNYTMKECVNNLSHAAFLTSCFYEKKYDLLKIASKDLMHEERRMHALEELFEVRKVAYKNGALMSTLSGSGSSFLNIAYKDDAKNLQDILKSKFSDFRVEVFSFDNDGYEITQS, from the coding sequence TTGAATATCTTAGTCCCTGCAACAAGTGCGAATTTGGGCCCTGGTTTTGATGCTTTGGGGCTTAGTTTGAAGCTTTTTAATAGCGTAAAAATCGAGCCAGCAAAATTTAGCTCAGTGTCGATAAACGGCGAAGGCAGTGGAAGTGTAAATTTAAAGAGAAATAATATATTCTTAAGTATTTTTAATGAAATTTTTTTTGAGCTAACTGGTAAAAATGAAAATTTTAGAGTCGTTTTTGAAAATAATATCCCATTTTCAAGGGGACTTGGTAGTAGCTCCGCTGTGATCGTTGGAGCCATTGCTTCAGCGTACGAAATGGCTGGCTTTAAGGCAAGCAAAGAGACAGTTTTAAATAAAGCTATCATCTATGAAACCCATCCTGATAATATCTCGCCAGCAGTTCACGGTGGATTTGTCAGCGCGATCGTAAAAAATGGCAATGTTTACGCAAATAAAATAAATTTAAGCGATGAGATAAAGGCAGTAGTTGTTATCCCAAATAAACCAATGAGTACATCCTCGTCAAGACAAATTTTACCAAATAACTATACGATGAAAGAGTGTGTGAATAACTTATCTCATGCCGCTTTTTTAACGTCTTGTTTTTATGAAAAAAAGTATGATCTCTTAAAAATAGCAAGCAAAGATTTGATGCACGAAGAGCGTAGAATGCACGCTTTAGAAGAGCTTTTTGAAGTTAGAAAAGTAGCTTATAAAAATGGCGCTTTAATGAGCACGCTTTCAGGCTCAGGCTCAAGCTTTTTAAATATCGCTTACAAAGATGACGCTAAAAATTTACAAGATATTTTAAAGAGTAAATTTAGTGATTTTAGGGTTGAGGTTTTTTCATTTGATAACGATGGATACGAAATTACGCAAAGCTAA